GACCCCAGCAGCTTTTCCAGGCTTTTCCTCAATATCACGTCCAACAAAAAGGCTGTCACTCAGGAAACCTGCAGgttttttccatcacaaaaaaGTACAGTAAAGGACACTTTAGATGTTTCAATTTGGGGCGTTGGTTCGCTCcatcgtggggggggggggtaaaagtaAAGAATAAAACCCTGCGTCACCAGGTTTCACGTGCAGGTTTAGACTTGAATTATTGTAATTGAGAGGAATTAAGCTTTAATTCAACGTCTCCAGTTACTTACGCGAAACTAAAGTCACAGAATAAAAATGGGTTCCGCTCAATTGATTTCAGTTTGAATTAggttttaaaaaacactttctTTTGATTGGCACTGCATTTGTGGTGGAAATTTGTGGCTTATTAAGGTGGAGGAGTGTCATCGAGGTCAGTATTTATTACTTTAACATACTTTACGGCTTATCACACACTTTAAACTTCCCTCATTGTATCTGAACTCTAATTAAATATCTTTTAATTACTGCGTTTATCGTGAtcaaaatgtgcaaatattGCCTACAGATAATGTCCTTGGCATTTagtttggacacacacacacacacacacacacacacagaccatgTGATGTGGATGCCGCTCTGTTAGTGTTTcagagggaggagtgagagCTCTTCAGTGTAAACCTTCCCGTCAACAGGAGAGGAGTTACTCCGGTCAGTCGGCGCCGTCTCCCGCCTCCCTCGCCAGCGTGCATTTAAACCGCGGGAGACCTCCGTCCTCTGATGGGGGGCGGCTACATCAACTGCCGGAACCACTTCCATTACCCGCCTGTCTCTCTTTGCCTCGGGCCGGGTCGCTGAGCCGTGTGGGTTTATCCCGAAAGAAGGAAAATGATTTTCTGCCACCGGACTTTTATTTCCCAGGTTAATAGAACCAACAGGTGACCTCGAAGGTGCTCAAAGCTCCACAGGAAGTTAAAGAGGACTGAAAGGGCAAGAACTGAACATTAATTCCAGCTGGTGCTCATCTACGTGCAGGAATtttgctactactgttactgcttaATTTAACGGACCCCTGACGTTCCCGCAGCTGCTGAATGACATCTGTCCCCCATCATGATGCTGTTTGGATCTGAGGGTTTCACCCATGGAGCGACGGCGGCTCCCAGACTGAGAGTTCTGCTGTCACGGACACCAAACTGATCACATGACCCTGACCTGACTCACGCGGCGGTCCAGAGCTGCAGGCCCCATCATGGGTAACTCCTCCGGGAAGGgtcagggagacagaggggatgAGGAcggtctgcaggaggaggaggaggaagaggaggaggaggaggcagaagtcaccaaaaagaagaaaaaagaggaagaggaggtggaggtggagcttcCCATCGGGGTGGAGGAGCTCCTCGAGAGCGGGGATCCCGTGTTGGACCTCAGCTACCGTCGGTTCAAGCGTTTGCCGCCACGGGTTTGCCGCCTGATGCATCTGGAGAAGCTGTACGCGTGCGGAAACAGCCTGCGGACTCTGCCAGACGGCATCTCCAAGCTGCAAGGCCTGAGGATCCTCGCCTTGGACTTCAACAAGATGGAGGACGTCCCCCCGGCCGTCTGCCAGCTTACCCACCTCTGTCGTCTGTACCTGGGCAACAACCGGCTGACGATGCTGCCCCCGGAGCTGAAGAACCTGAAGAGTCTGCGCTGCCTTTGGATAGAGAGCAACTACTTTCAGAGATTCCCCCGGGAGCTTTACGACCTGCCGCACCTCAAGTCCCTCCAGATCGGAGACAACCGGCTGAAAACGCTCCCCTCTGACCTGTGGCGCATGGAGGCCTTGAGGGGATTGTGGTTGTACGGAAACCGCTTTGAAACCTTCCCCAAAGTGTTGCTGCGCATGGAGAACTTGGAGATCTTAGACATCGACCGCAACAAGATATCAGAGTTTCCCAGCCTGAAGCGTCTCAGGGGACTGCGGCTCTTCTCCTACGACCACAACCCGGTGGACGAGCCGCCCAGAGTGGGCGAGGAGGTGCTCGTGGTGGGAGAAGGCGCCGCGGAGTTCCTGGAGGAGCGCAGGGCCGAGAAGGAGAGACGGCGGCAGGAAGCAGAGCAGCGGGCCGAAGAGGTGACCCCGACAGGAGAGGAGCCGGTGATTCACGGCATTCTgaagaacagcagcaacaaacacAACGCAGACGGAGCAGCACCGACTTTCCAGGCCGATACGGAGGGGGAGGCAGCAACCGAGTACGAAGGAGCTGAGCTTGAATACGAGGAGGCGGAGGCCGAGTACGAGACGGAGGAGATGACGTGCGAGGGAGACGCGTTCGAGTACGAACTGGAGTACGACAGGGACGGGATGGACTACGAGTACGAAGAGCCGGAGTGATGCCACGAAGAGGCAGGAGGAAGCCCGGAGGGGCAGGAAGAGCAGCGGGCTGAGATGATCCGCAGGGAGGGGGGACGTCAGGGTGGCCCTCCATGGCTGAGCTGCTAATCTCGTTAAATGGGGAGACTGTAAACCTGCAGCTTCTGTGACATCTCATTCAGCTGCAAATGACTTTGTCAGAGCAGGCctcagagagagagtgtgtgtgtgtgtgtgtgtgtaggtgtgtgtgtgtgtgtgggtgtcctCCTCTATTAAACACTAACAGTGCGGACCAAGTCAGCACCATTTAAGCAAAAACAGGTCCTAACTGGGAACCGGCGGCAGCTCCTGTTTACATGGCGTGACGCACCCCCACAGTTCCGGGGTCTCCGTCTGTTTTATGTGCCTGCCAGCACGCCGTCCGCCCGCGGCGCCGCTATTTCCATAAACCCAGCGCGCATGGAAATGTGGTCATAGGATTTGGATTAACAAAACCTTCACGACGTGCTAAACAGGTGTCGTCTGCAgcaaggaagaggagctggggggggaggacggggggtGTCAGTGTTTAGATAGTGAGACTATGGGGGGACGACGTGAAATAAAGTAAAGGATCAGGCACACGGGCCGTCGAGGCCTTTTTCGTGTCCTCCGCCTTGAAGACGCAGCGGGCGGCCCGTGTTCTCCTCTCATCGCCGCACTAATTATTCATGTGGGGCTCGTATGTAATCCCATCCTCTTTCCCTCCACGtatcctctcctcccatctcatTCTGGAGTGAAATATTTATCCCGGCGCTGAAATATTAATGCTCCCCCATCGCACGGTGCCTCGACTCTGGCGCTGCAGCAGACGCCTCACACCGGCGATGCACCtttaacacacgcacacacacacacacacacacacacacacacacacacacacacacacacgctcacactgcTGATGCTCTGTTGTTCAGCAGCGCTACTCAATaatctctgtcttcctcttgCTTGTTTTCCACCCTGGTTATTTATTGAAACAAATGTGTTAATGCGCGTGCATGTCCATGACACGTGTGCACATCACGTTGGTGTTTGAGGTCCAGAATAAAGACTCTGCAACATTTAGAGGTGAAAATGTTGAATATTGTCAGTAGCGATCAGCTAAAGATGCTAAGCATTAACTAATATTTGAATTCATGCAGATGCATCAATGTGGTGATTTAGCATCGAGATTGACTGTAAATAAAGTGAAACTGTGCTACAAAACAACCCCAAAGTTAATCTTTCCCAGAGTCTCTGTTGACAATATGCACTACAATTTGAAAAGTTGCAAATTTTAGCCTGAAAAAGTTACTTTTCAGACTTTGAATGAGAATTTCTCTTGCACAAATGAATCAAAAGTGGTCTGCAGAAGCTCCGAGCagcttttaaagcctttttgttTGGACATTGACGGCTGGAGTTTATCTGACTGGGATGTAACTGGTTTTTCTGAGCGTTGGCCCACAGTGGGagccctgacccccccccaccaccatgtGCCTGGCCCGTGCTCCGCTGCTGCCCCCACAGCCCAGGGTGGTGTTAGAGGCTGACGCACCGCAGACATCCATGGGAACGGGGGCCACAATTATTTTTGCTCATTAGTTTACACACGTTGGGCAACGTTAAGAGGAAAATCCTGATTTTCTTATATGAAAGAAAGGATGAAATGTCACCCTGAGATAAAAATGTTCTATATATGTCATTTAATTGGGTAGATTTAAATT
The nucleotide sequence above comes from Takifugu rubripes chromosome 9, fTakRub1.2, whole genome shotgun sequence. Encoded proteins:
- the lrrc10b gene encoding leucine-rich repeat-containing protein 10B → MGNSSGKGQGDRGDEDGLQEEEEEEEEEEAEVTKKKKKEEEEVEVELPIGVEELLESGDPVLDLSYRRFKRLPPRVCRLMHLEKLYACGNSLRTLPDGISKLQGLRILALDFNKMEDVPPAVCQLTHLCRLYLGNNRLTMLPPELKNLKSLRCLWIESNYFQRFPRELYDLPHLKSLQIGDNRLKTLPSDLWRMEALRGLWLYGNRFETFPKVLLRMENLEILDIDRNKISEFPSLKRLRGLRLFSYDHNPVDEPPRVGEEVLVVGEGAAEFLEERRAEKERRRQEAEQRAEEVTPTGEEPVIHGILKNSSNKHNADGAAPTFQADTEGEAATEYEGAELEYEEAEAEYETEEMTCEGDAFEYELEYDRDGMDYEYEEPE